The Salegentibacter mishustinae genome includes a window with the following:
- the rplL gene encoding 50S ribosomal protein L7/L12, with the protein MADLKDFAEQLVNLTVKEVNELADILKEEYGIEPAAAAVAVAGGGAAGGGEEAEEQTEFDVILKAPGGSKLAVVKLVKELTGLGLKDAKALVDGAPAPVKEGVAKDEAEALKSQLEEAGAEVELK; encoded by the coding sequence ATGGCAGATTTAAAAGATTTCGCAGAACAATTAGTTAACCTAACCGTAAAAGAAGTAAACGAGTTAGCTGATATTTTAAAAGAAGAATACGGTATTGAGCCTGCAGCTGCTGCAGTAGCTGTTGCTGGTGGCGGTGCTGCTGGTGGTGGTGAAGAAGCTGAAGAGCAAACAGAATTTGATGTAATTCTTAAAGCTCCAGGTGGATCTAAACTAGCGGTTGTTAAGCTTGTAAAAGAGCTTACCGGTCTTGGTCTTAAAGACGCTAAAGCATTAGTAGATGGCGCTCCAGCTCCAGTAAAAGAAGGAGTTGCTAAAGACGAAGCTGAAGCACTTAAATCACAGCTAGAAGAAGCAGGAGCCGAGGTTGAGCTTAAATAA
- the rplJ gene encoding 50S ribosomal protein L10, with product MTREEKSIVIEDLTAQLTDNSVVYLADISGLDAGTTSNLRRACFKANVKLAVVKNTLLAKAMEASDKEFGELPSVLKGNTSIMFSEVGNAPAKVIKEFRKKNEKPLLKGAFVDEGIYVGDDYLDTLVNIKSKEEVIGDIVGLLQSPAKNVISALKSGGGKLSGILKTLSEKEG from the coding sequence AAGAAAAATCAATAGTAATTGAAGATTTAACTGCCCAGTTAACAGATAATTCTGTTGTTTATTTAGCAGATATATCTGGCCTTGATGCCGGAACAACTTCAAACTTACGTAGAGCTTGTTTTAAAGCTAACGTAAAGCTGGCTGTAGTTAAAAATACATTGCTTGCTAAAGCTATGGAAGCTTCAGATAAAGAATTTGGAGAACTTCCTTCAGTTTTAAAAGGCAATACATCCATAATGTTTTCTGAGGTTGGTAATGCACCAGCTAAAGTAATTAAAGAATTCAGAAAGAAAAACGAGAAGCCACTTCTTAAAGGTGCGTTTGTTGATGAAGGAATTTATGTAGGTGATGACTACCTTGATACCTTGGTTAACATCAAATCTAAAGAAGAAGTTATTGGGGATATCGTTGGATTGTTACAATCACCTGCTAAGAATGTTATTTCAGCACTTAAGTCTGGTGGTGGTAAATTATCTGGAATTCTTAAAACACTTTCTGAAAAGGAAGGATAA